A portion of the Bifidobacterium lemurum genome contains these proteins:
- the xseA gene encoding exodeoxyribonuclease VII large subunit, whose product MNPGAPAAVDIPAEPRPLDQLPARAGDTTAANPWPVSVLSQKFHMAVDRWPSAWVCGQITQINTRRAGSAYITLRDDFEDIAMEVNGFGQFAAAASQFVQGDRVVIHGKPNLWTKRTSLSLRGDTILRVGAGGSLKAMIDELRKRLKGEGLFDEDHKLSLPQFPGRIGLICAPQARAEGDVITNVNLRWPAVEFSVVHVHVQGEQCPADVVKAIEQLDADPQVDVIIVARGGGAFEDLIGFSDERVVRAAYACATPLVSAIGHEDDWTLLDLVADMRASTPTDAAKRVVPDVREQQQLIENAIGQMRLRVRARVENEIRLVEGYANRPSLTQPLTMLEPHQRFVDEALQRLDIGLRRIADDAALTVEKAHASLTALSPQSTLNRGYAVVQTADGHVLDDAARVSPGDELTLTLKRGVLTAQATSSTVD is encoded by the coding sequence ATGAATCCGGGCGCGCCCGCCGCCGTGGACATCCCCGCCGAGCCGCGGCCGCTGGACCAGCTGCCCGCGCGCGCCGGCGATACCACGGCGGCCAATCCATGGCCGGTAAGCGTCCTGAGCCAGAAGTTCCACATGGCCGTGGACCGCTGGCCCTCGGCCTGGGTCTGCGGGCAGATCACACAGATCAACACACGCCGCGCCGGCTCCGCCTACATCACCCTGCGCGACGACTTCGAGGACATCGCGATGGAGGTCAACGGCTTCGGCCAGTTCGCCGCGGCCGCCTCGCAATTCGTGCAGGGCGACCGCGTGGTGATCCACGGCAAACCGAACCTGTGGACGAAACGCACCTCGCTGTCGTTGCGCGGCGACACGATCCTGCGCGTCGGCGCTGGCGGCAGCCTGAAGGCCATGATCGACGAACTGCGCAAGCGGCTCAAGGGAGAAGGCCTGTTCGACGAGGACCACAAACTTTCCCTGCCCCAATTCCCCGGCCGCATCGGCCTGATATGCGCGCCGCAGGCCCGTGCCGAAGGCGATGTGATCACCAATGTGAATCTGCGTTGGCCGGCCGTGGAGTTCTCGGTCGTGCACGTGCACGTGCAGGGAGAACAGTGCCCCGCGGATGTGGTCAAAGCCATCGAACAATTGGACGCCGACCCACAGGTGGACGTGATCATCGTGGCCCGCGGCGGCGGCGCGTTCGAGGATCTCATCGGATTCTCCGACGAGCGTGTGGTGCGCGCGGCCTATGCCTGCGCCACTCCTCTGGTCTCCGCCATCGGACATGAGGACGATTGGACGCTGCTGGATCTGGTGGCCGACATGCGCGCCTCCACACCGACCGACGCGGCCAAACGTGTGGTGCCGGACGTGCGCGAGCAACAACAGCTGATCGAGAACGCCATCGGCCAGATGCGGCTGCGCGTGCGCGCCCGCGTGGAGAACGAGATCCGTCTGGTCGAAGGCTATGCGAACCGGCCGAGCCTAACCCAGCCGCTGACCATGCTGGAACCCCACCAACGGTTCGTGGACGAGGCGCTGCAACGATTGGACATCGGCCTGCGTCGCATCGCCGACGACGCGGCGCTCACCGTCGAGAAGGCGCACGCCTCGCTCACCGCGCTCAGTCCCCAATCCACACTGAACCGCGGCTATGCCGTCGTGCAGACCGCCGACGGGCATGTGCTCGACGACGCGGCTCGCGTCTCTCCCGGCGACGAACTCACACTGACCCTGAAGCGCGGCGTCCTCACCGCCCAAGCCACGTCATCCACCGTCGACTGA
- a CDS encoding exodeoxyribonuclease VII small subunit codes for MTEKNTAPASSLSDKEREAIAQMPYEEARDKLIQAVQALEAGGLNLDQSMRQWEIGEALAKRAQSLLNDVRAKLDAAQAAQSSGADTAGTQDNLS; via the coding sequence ATGACCGAGAAAAACACCGCCCCCGCATCCTCCCTCAGCGATAAGGAACGCGAGGCCATCGCGCAGATGCCGTACGAGGAGGCGCGCGACAAGCTCATCCAAGCCGTGCAGGCGCTGGAGGCAGGAGGACTCAACCTCGACCAGTCGATGCGTCAATGGGAGATCGGCGAGGCGCTGGCCAAGCGCGCGCAGAGTCTGCTCAACGACGTGCGCGCCAAGCTGGACGCCGCCCAAGCCGCGCAATCCTCCGGCGCGGACACGGCGGGGACTCAGGACAATCTGTCCTGA
- a CDS encoding SDR family oxidoreductase: MRDYDAIYPLDKWRDPDYKVMDKFSLNGKKGFVTGGAGGIGRNAAAAWAEAGADVAIVDIEPKKGELEALAAELSERYGVRVVPMLCDVSDREQVAALKTQLVDELGTVDVAFLNAGVNVPGDDADEPYEVWRTTIDINLTGAYMTAQIAQNIMREHGHGGSLIFTSSLSGHNANYIAGGPSPVAAYGATKAGIYEYARYLGAALAPYGIRSNVISPGYVWSGIHAGRIDDAVHDAMIDVVPMKRFGCNDELAGALLFLASDASSYITGANLQIDGGYAIY, encoded by the coding sequence ATGCGTGACTATGATGCGATCTATCCCCTCGATAAATGGCGCGATCCCGACTATAAGGTGATGGACAAGTTTTCGTTGAACGGCAAGAAAGGCTTCGTCACCGGCGGTGCCGGCGGCATCGGACGCAACGCCGCCGCCGCGTGGGCGGAGGCCGGCGCTGACGTGGCCATCGTCGACATCGAACCGAAAAAGGGCGAGTTGGAGGCGCTGGCGGCCGAACTATCCGAACGCTATGGCGTGCGCGTCGTGCCGATGCTGTGCGACGTGTCCGACCGCGAGCAGGTCGCCGCGCTGAAAACCCAATTGGTGGACGAGCTTGGCACGGTCGACGTCGCGTTTCTGAACGCCGGCGTCAACGTGCCCGGCGACGACGCCGACGAGCCGTATGAGGTGTGGCGTACAACCATCGACATCAATCTGACCGGTGCCTATATGACCGCGCAGATCGCCCAGAACATCATGCGCGAGCATGGGCATGGCGGCTCGCTGATCTTCACCTCGTCCCTATCCGGGCACAACGCGAACTACATCGCCGGAGGCCCCTCGCCGGTCGCCGCGTACGGCGCGACCAAGGCCGGCATCTACGAGTACGCGCGTTATCTGGGCGCCGCGCTGGCTCCGTACGGCATCCGCTCCAACGTGATCTCTCCCGGATACGTATGGTCGGGCATCCACGCCGGCCGCATCGACGACGCGGTGCACGACGCGATGATCGATGTGGTGCCGATGAAGCGTTTCGGCTGCAACGACGAATTGGCGGGCGCGCTGCTGTTCCTCGCCAGCGACGCGTCCTCGTATATCACCGGCGCCAATCTGCAGATCGACGGCGGTTACGCCATCTATTAA
- a CDS encoding adenosine deaminase, which produces MMNAAASDSTTIQALRDMPKAELHLHIEGSLEPELALRLAARNHIELPYRDLDDLKRQYAFENLPSFLDLYYRLMTVLRSREDFRDLMLAYLERAHADGVRRAEIFFDPQVHMDNGCGIDTVMDGLLEGLAIGRERYGIRGDLIVCMLRDRPVESAMATLDAVEHRAGDLIGIGLDSAEVGYPPEPFAEVYARAAAMGLHRVAHAGEEGSAAYVTGALDALHVERVDHGIHSADDPAVTRRLADGGVALTCCPLSNLRLNVVGDVRDLPLRELARAGVRITVNSDDPAYFGGYIADNYIALAEAGYTMPELAEFARQSLLATFDTPENQSADLAAWEAWRRRYGSLLLQ; this is translated from the coding sequence ATGATGAACGCGGCGGCATCCGATTCGACCACCATCCAAGCATTGCGCGACATGCCGAAGGCGGAGCTGCATCTGCATATCGAAGGATCGTTGGAGCCTGAGCTGGCGTTGCGGCTGGCCGCGCGCAACCATATCGAACTGCCGTACCGAGATCTCGACGACCTCAAGCGCCAGTACGCCTTCGAGAATCTGCCGTCCTTCCTGGACCTGTACTACCGGCTGATGACCGTGCTGCGCTCGCGTGAGGACTTCCGCGATCTGATGCTCGCGTATCTCGAGCGCGCGCATGCGGATGGCGTGCGTCGCGCGGAGATTTTCTTCGATCCGCAAGTGCATATGGACAACGGCTGCGGCATCGACACCGTCATGGACGGATTGCTGGAGGGGCTGGCCATCGGACGCGAGCGTTACGGCATCCGCGGCGACCTGATCGTGTGCATGCTGCGCGACCGTCCGGTGGAATCCGCCATGGCCACGTTGGATGCGGTGGAGCATCGCGCCGGCGACCTGATCGGCATCGGACTGGACTCCGCCGAAGTGGGATATCCGCCCGAGCCGTTCGCCGAAGTGTATGCGCGGGCCGCGGCGATGGGCCTGCATCGCGTCGCCCACGCCGGTGAGGAGGGCTCTGCCGCGTATGTGACGGGCGCGTTGGACGCGCTGCACGTGGAACGCGTCGACCACGGCATCCACAGCGCCGACGATCCCGCCGTGACGCGGAGGCTGGCCGACGGGGGCGTCGCGCTCACCTGCTGCCCGCTGTCCAATCTGCGGCTCAACGTGGTGGGGGATGTGCGCGACCTGCCGTTGCGAGAACTGGCCCGGGCCGGCGTGCGCATCACCGTGAACTCCGACGATCCGGCCTACTTCGGCGGATACATCGCCGACAACTACATCGCATTGGCCGAAGCCGGCTATACGATGCCCGAACTCGCCGAATTCGCGCGCCAGTCGCTGCTCGCCACCTTCGACACCCCGGAGAACCAGTCCGCCGACCTCGCCGCATGGGAGGCGTGGCGTCGGCGGTACGGCTCGCTGCTGCTCCAGTAA
- a CDS encoding endonuclease/exonuclease/phosphatase family protein, whose product MARSAGKGRRRHRILGAFAGIFAVAALLGTAARELPADLQELPYVPVVVSATPWFTLLALLALLLAIVSRRVVVALIAIASIGLNVYWQLPFFQPSATLPDEAQQAVASASADTSDAYARVMTLNVYKGQADAQEIVDLVRDQRIEVLALQETTDDFVERLNEAGIEYYLPYANVSSSDGVYGNGIWSAAPQSDPADDDVNSSASFMPGGTVDFAGTAVRFVSVHTTAPVPGYWAQWKRSLDELALMRADTDTRYIFMGDFNATYDHTPFRNFLGDRFTDAARQSGHGFTFTWPMDRPYLPAFAGIDHVVLDQGMTAGQCQTVEVTGSDHAALLATVAVR is encoded by the coding sequence ATGGCAAGATCGGCTGGCAAAGGCAGGAGACGTCATCGTATTCTCGGCGCGTTCGCCGGAATCTTCGCCGTCGCGGCGCTGCTGGGCACGGCCGCGCGCGAGCTTCCCGCCGACCTGCAGGAACTCCCCTATGTGCCGGTCGTCGTCTCCGCCACGCCGTGGTTCACGCTATTGGCGTTACTCGCGCTGCTGCTCGCCATCGTCTCCCGTCGTGTGGTTGTGGCGCTGATCGCCATCGCTTCCATCGGATTGAACGTCTACTGGCAGTTGCCGTTCTTTCAACCATCCGCCACACTGCCCGACGAGGCGCAGCAAGCGGTGGCCTCGGCCTCGGCCGACACCTCGGACGCCTACGCGCGAGTGATGACGCTCAACGTCTACAAAGGACAGGCCGACGCGCAGGAGATCGTCGATCTGGTGCGAGACCAGCGCATCGAGGTGCTGGCTCTGCAGGAGACGACCGACGATTTCGTGGAGCGCCTGAACGAGGCGGGCATCGAATATTACCTGCCGTACGCCAACGTCTCCTCGTCCGACGGCGTGTACGGCAACGGCATCTGGTCGGCCGCGCCGCAATCCGATCCGGCCGACGACGATGTGAATTCCAGCGCCTCATTCATGCCGGGCGGCACGGTGGACTTCGCCGGCACCGCGGTGCGCTTCGTCTCCGTGCATACCACCGCCCCGGTTCCCGGCTATTGGGCCCAGTGGAAACGCTCGCTGGACGAACTCGCCCTGATGCGAGCCGACACCGACACACGATACATATTCATGGGCGATTTCAACGCCACCTACGACCACACGCCATTCCGCAACTTCCTCGGCGACCGATTCACGGACGCGGCCCGCCAGTCCGGACACGGATTCACCTTCACTTGGCCCATGGACCGCCCGTATCTGCCCGCCTTCGCCGGCATCGACCATGTGGTGCTCGACCAGGGCATGACGGCAGGCCAATGCCAGACGGTGGAAGTCACCGGATCGGACCACGCGGCCCTGCTGGCGACCGTCGCGGTGCGGTAG
- a CDS encoding ABC transporter ATP-binding protein, translated as MTASIAQPSSSRPPAIEIDHLTKRYGAARGIDDVSFTVYPGEIFGFIGPNGAGKSTTIRTLLGLIRKTSGQARVLGLDIERDHVDIMHHVGYLPSEVFYYDGMRAKDLLAYAASFHPERDCAGRIRELAERLDLDLNRRIEDMSLGNRKKVGIIQGLLHSPEVIMLDEPTSGLDPLMQRTFFDVIREEADRGATILFSSHILSEVQRICDRVAIIKDGRIIAVRAIEEMRRASVKQVRLMMPSPNGSSVSSDIGRLAALPGVRSFEILESRGDASTPTGTGQSDIRRSAPQQAAMATFLFEGEANRLIGHLASFDLADVEITEPTLEEVFMHYYTDERSACEPGEAAR; from the coding sequence GTGACCGCATCCATCGCCCAGCCATCATCCAGCCGACCTCCGGCCATCGAAATCGACCATCTGACCAAACGCTACGGCGCGGCCCGCGGCATCGACGACGTCAGCTTCACGGTATACCCAGGCGAGATCTTCGGATTCATCGGCCCGAACGGCGCGGGCAAATCCACCACCATACGCACCCTCTTGGGGCTGATCCGCAAAACCTCCGGACAGGCGCGCGTGCTCGGCCTCGACATCGAACGCGACCACGTCGACATCATGCACCATGTGGGATATCTGCCCAGCGAGGTGTTCTACTACGACGGCATGCGGGCCAAGGATCTGCTGGCCTACGCGGCCAGTTTCCATCCGGAGCGGGACTGCGCCGGACGCATTCGCGAACTCGCCGAACGACTCGATCTGGACCTGAACCGCAGAATCGAGGATATGAGCCTTGGCAACCGCAAAAAGGTGGGCATCATCCAAGGTCTGCTGCACTCCCCCGAGGTCATCATGCTTGACGAGCCGACCAGCGGTCTCGATCCGCTGATGCAGCGCACGTTCTTCGATGTGATTCGCGAAGAGGCCGACCGCGGCGCCACCATCCTGTTCTCCAGCCATATCCTCAGCGAGGTGCAGCGCATCTGCGACCGCGTGGCCATCATCAAAGACGGCCGCATCATCGCCGTGCGGGCCATCGAGGAGATGCGGCGGGCATCGGTCAAACAAGTGCGTCTGATGATGCCTTCCCCAAACGGTTCCTCGGTCTCCTCCGACATCGGCCGTCTCGCCGCGTTGCCCGGAGTGCGTTCGTTTGAGATCCTCGAAAGCCGAGGAGACGCCTCGACCCCGACCGGCACCGGACAATCCGATATACGGCGATCCGCCCCGCAGCAGGCCGCCATGGCGACGTTCCTGTTCGAGGGCGAAGCGAACCGGCTGATCGGACATCTCGCGTCGTTCGATCTTGCCGATGTGGAGATCACCGAGCCGACGCTCGAAGAGGTGTTCATGCATTACTACACCGACGAACGCTCCGCCTGCGAGCCTGGCGAGGCCGCGCGATGA
- a CDS encoding ABC transporter permease subunit: MIHVFLFELRSLARGFAVAAVALLGLLVLFVGGAYPIYRDAKPQVMAILDDFPPQFAAAFGVSDDIFTFAGFYRFSYLYLALIAAIAAGSWGLGSFSRERRAKTLDFLLTMPVGRGGVFAAKLFACLTGVAVVGALYVGALQLVATAVDDGAGVEAGHLAVASLAVPGVAVVFLAFGALLGVALRRVRSVPGIATGLGVMGFATASLPGLTGEDSWRAIAPFLYFSQDTALGEGRFETGWLVAAAAVAVCCFAVSWVLFVRKDVRAR, from the coding sequence ATGATCCATGTGTTCCTTTTCGAATTGCGTTCGCTCGCGCGGGGTTTCGCCGTGGCGGCCGTCGCCTTGCTGGGACTGCTGGTGTTGTTCGTCGGCGGCGCCTATCCGATCTACCGCGACGCCAAACCACAGGTCATGGCGATACTCGACGACTTCCCGCCCCAATTCGCGGCGGCGTTCGGCGTCAGCGACGATATCTTCACATTCGCCGGATTCTACCGGTTCAGTTACCTGTATCTCGCCCTGATCGCCGCCATCGCGGCAGGCTCGTGGGGGTTGGGGTCGTTCTCACGGGAGCGTCGCGCGAAAACCCTGGATTTTCTACTCACGATGCCGGTGGGACGCGGCGGTGTGTTCGCGGCCAAACTGTTCGCTTGCCTGACCGGCGTGGCCGTGGTCGGAGCGCTGTATGTGGGTGCGCTGCAACTGGTGGCGACGGCCGTGGATGACGGGGCCGGCGTCGAGGCCGGGCATCTCGCCGTGGCCTCGCTCGCCGTTCCCGGGGTCGCTGTGGTGTTCCTTGCGTTCGGCGCGCTGCTCGGCGTGGCGTTGCGCCGCGTCCGTTCGGTGCCTGGCATCGCCACGGGATTGGGCGTTATGGGATTCGCCACGGCCTCGCTTCCGGGACTGACCGGCGAGGACTCCTGGCGCGCGATCGCGCCGTTCCTGTATTTCTCCCAAGACACGGCGCTGGGCGAGGGACGGTTCGAAACCGGCTGGCTGGTCGCCGCCGCCGCGGTGGCCGTGTGCTGCTTCGCCGTGTCCTGGGTTCTGTTTGTGCGAAAGGACGTGCGCGCGCGATGA
- a CDS encoding ABC transporter permease subunit codes for MNVFVIDLKANAKALAVWSVTLAFLDIVGVMKFSGFADGGVEATQQVIDAFPSVVLAVLGISGLNVATFPGFYAVLMFYIGIMAAAYGVQLGHGAVAREIADGTCEFLFTRPRSRASILTAKLVAALACVIVFCAVNLLSSAAGYALMDGPSTADAIPWKLFAAFTAWTALTALVFCALGAVLAACCRRMERAALIGGGAVVLCYLAAVVYDMFPDHAGVSLIARLCSPMRYWPPVELLDGTVSLPFTLLAAALVAAALAAAYTAFAKRDLVE; via the coding sequence ATGAATGTGTTCGTCATCGATTTGAAGGCCAACGCCAAAGCGCTGGCGGTATGGTCCGTGACGCTGGCGTTCCTCGATATCGTCGGCGTGATGAAGTTCTCCGGCTTCGCCGACGGCGGGGTCGAGGCCACCCAGCAGGTGATCGACGCCTTTCCTTCCGTCGTGCTGGCGGTGCTGGGGATTTCCGGACTGAATGTGGCCACATTCCCGGGGTTCTACGCCGTGCTCATGTTCTATATCGGCATTATGGCAGCGGCGTACGGCGTGCAATTGGGGCATGGCGCCGTGGCCCGCGAGATCGCCGACGGCACATGCGAGTTCCTGTTCACACGCCCACGCTCGCGCGCGTCGATTCTCACCGCAAAGCTCGTGGCGGCGCTGGCGTGCGTCATCGTGTTCTGCGCGGTGAATCTGCTGTCGTCCGCCGCCGGCTATGCCCTGATGGACGGACCCTCCACCGCCGACGCCATTCCATGGAAGCTGTTCGCGGCATTCACCGCATGGACCGCTCTGACCGCGCTGGTGTTCTGCGCATTGGGAGCCGTGCTGGCCGCCTGCTGCCGACGTATGGAACGGGCGGCGTTGATCGGTGGTGGCGCGGTGGTGCTGTGCTATCTGGCCGCGGTCGTCTACGATATGTTCCCGGACCATGCCGGAGTGTCCCTGATCGCCCGACTATGCTCCCCCATGCGCTACTGGCCGCCCGTCGAACTATTGGACGGCACCGTCTCCCTTCCATTCACGCTGTTGGCGGCGGCATTGGTCGCGGCCGCGTTGGCCGCCGCGTACACGGCGTTCGCCAAACGCGACCTAGTCGAATGA
- a CDS encoding cation transporter, protein MLNQKRVEQRALGVGIACNAVMGAAGLTVFFITGMEAIFLDGVFTVIALISGLVALVVSSRSARTTDRFPNGFFALEPLYAIVKAVLTLSLLAFSTINVTQAAIEYWRFGIGDPLVLGPVVWYELVMVAICVGMVLFYRYENARIHGASTMLDAEARTTLVDGMVSGGIGVAALALSFVPLDSPLGWLNYTGDFFITIALVAISLKEPLTVLRDGFVELIGGRVIDEDTNERIEREARAHLPGGTRFDHVHVFKQGMSYTVDVYLLCENDTMNVSHVNSRKQELESALRSRFPNVDVNFVFD, encoded by the coding sequence ATGCTCAATCAGAAACGTGTGGAACAGCGTGCGCTCGGCGTGGGTATCGCATGCAATGCGGTGATGGGCGCCGCGGGTCTGACGGTGTTCTTCATTACCGGTATGGAGGCGATTTTCCTAGATGGCGTGTTCACCGTCATCGCGCTGATCTCCGGGCTGGTGGCGCTGGTCGTCTCGTCGCGCAGCGCGCGCACCACAGACCGGTTCCCCAACGGATTTTTCGCGTTGGAACCACTGTATGCGATCGTCAAGGCGGTGCTGACCCTGTCGCTGCTCGCTTTCTCCACCATCAACGTCACGCAGGCGGCCATTGAGTATTGGCGGTTCGGCATAGGCGACCCATTGGTGCTCGGTCCGGTGGTCTGGTACGAGCTGGTGATGGTGGCGATCTGCGTGGGGATGGTGCTGTTCTACCGCTATGAGAACGCTCGCATCCATGGTGCCAGCACCATGCTCGACGCGGAGGCGCGCACCACGCTGGTCGACGGCATGGTTTCCGGCGGCATCGGCGTGGCCGCGCTGGCCCTCAGTTTCGTGCCGTTGGATTCGCCGCTCGGATGGCTCAACTACACCGGTGATTTCTTCATCACCATCGCTTTGGTGGCGATTTCGCTCAAGGAGCCGCTGACCGTGCTGCGCGACGGATTCGTCGAATTGATCGGAGGCCGCGTCATCGACGAGGACACCAACGAGCGCATCGAGCGTGAGGCGCGTGCGCATCTGCCCGGAGGCACCCGTTTCGACCACGTCCACGTGTTCAAACAAGGCATGAGCTACACGGTCGACGTGTACCTGCTGTGCGAGAACGACACGATGAACGTCAGCCACGTCAACAGCCGCAAACAGGAGCTGGAATCCGCGCTGCGCTCCCGGTTCCCCAACGTCGACGTGAACTTCGTGTTCGACTGA
- a CDS encoding aminotransferase class I/II-fold pyridoxal phosphate-dependent enzyme: protein MSRRAAESNPFRAMVFGEKADRMIADGVDVIKLSLGEPDFGAPPAVRDAMREQYDGRALPYTAAMGLPELRRAIADFYHERHALDIDPKRIVITAGGSAALLLATALTVDPGDDVMVADPSYPCNRELVRSFEGNVVDVPTSAATRFHLTDELVERYWTERTKAVMITSPSNPTGTTIGFDMLSRVCALAAGRGAWRIVDETYLDLADREPDGTKVRSVLACDPDAIVCNSFSKFFGMTGWRLGWAIMPDDDAVLTAVDDLATNYYLCAHTPTQHAALACFTPDSLAECERRRRELLARRAIVVEGLKRIGLPVEVEPNGAFYAYFNVSSTGMDAWTFCERALADAHVALTPGRDFGAATADTHVRLSYAASREALEEGLERLGRFVG, encoded by the coding sequence ATGTCGCGGCGCGCGGCGGAATCCAACCCCTTCCGCGCGATGGTGTTCGGCGAAAAGGCCGACCGCATGATCGCGGACGGCGTCGACGTGATCAAACTCAGCCTCGGCGAGCCCGACTTCGGCGCGCCGCCCGCCGTACGCGACGCGATGCGCGAGCAATACGACGGACGCGCCCTGCCCTACACCGCGGCCATGGGGCTGCCCGAACTCAGGCGCGCCATCGCCGACTTCTACCACGAACGGCACGCGCTCGACATCGACCCCAAACGCATCGTCATCACCGCGGGAGGCTCGGCCGCGCTGCTGCTCGCCACCGCGCTGACCGTCGACCCCGGCGACGACGTGATGGTCGCCGACCCCTCGTACCCATGCAACCGCGAACTCGTGCGCTCCTTCGAAGGCAACGTCGTGGACGTGCCGACCAGCGCCGCGACCCGCTTCCATCTGACGGACGAACTCGTCGAACGGTATTGGACCGAACGCACCAAAGCCGTGATGATCACCTCGCCTTCGAATCCGACCGGCACCACCATCGGCTTCGACATGCTCTCCCGCGTCTGCGCGCTGGCCGCCGGCCGCGGCGCATGGCGCATTGTGGACGAGACCTACCTCGATCTGGCCGACCGCGAGCCGGACGGCACCAAGGTGCGTTCCGTGCTCGCCTGCGATCCGGACGCCATCGTGTGCAACAGCTTCTCCAAATTCTTCGGCATGACCGGATGGCGGCTCGGCTGGGCCATCATGCCCGACGACGACGCCGTGCTCACCGCGGTCGACGATCTGGCCACCAACTACTACCTGTGCGCGCATACGCCCACCCAACACGCGGCGCTCGCCTGCTTCACCCCCGACAGCCTCGCCGAATGCGAGCGCCGGCGTCGGGAACTGCTCGCCCGCCGCGCCATCGTGGTCGAGGGACTCAAGCGCATCGGGCTGCCGGTGGAGGTGGAGCCGAACGGCGCGTTCTACGCCTACTTCAACGTCTCCTCGACCGGAATGGACGCGTGGACCTTCTGCGAGCGCGCGTTGGCGGACGCGCATGTGGCGCTGACCCCCGGCCGTGATTTCGGCGCGGCCACCGCCGACACGCATGTGCGTCTGTCGTATGCCGCTTCGCGCGAGGCGCTGGAGGAAGGGCTGGAGCGGCTGGGGAGGTTTGTGGGGTGA
- a CDS encoding Gfo/Idh/MocA family protein, whose product MSRLNGTRAAFDTNDEKVNVAILGAGRIAHTMADTLVKMAADPRYADLIHPYAVAARDLGRARAFADQWGFDQAYGSYEDLVADPAVDLVYIATPHSLHAEQAILCMKAGKNVLVEKSFTANADQARETLDVARETGMLCAEAIWTRYMPSRRIINEILGSGEIGEVKSVSANLCYPVSDKARMTDPNTAGGALLDVGVYPLNFIDMAVGADHGRAIDHMDTSMVAHESGVDAQNSTTLVYDDGVMAVSASSMVVASDRGGYVWGTEGYLVVHNINNPEGIDVYGADHRLARHVDVPEQLTGYEYEVADAANALIDGKTECEAMPHKDTVRIMELMDSIRMRWGLRFPFED is encoded by the coding sequence ATGAGCAGGCTGAACGGCACCCGCGCAGCATTCGACACCAATGACGAGAAGGTGAACGTGGCCATTCTGGGCGCGGGACGCATCGCGCACACCATGGCCGACACGTTGGTCAAAATGGCCGCAGACCCCCGCTATGCGGACCTGATCCACCCGTATGCGGTGGCGGCCCGCGACTTGGGCCGCGCGCGGGCTTTCGCCGACCAATGGGGATTCGATCAGGCGTACGGCTCGTATGAGGATCTGGTCGCCGACCCGGCCGTGGATCTGGTGTATATCGCCACGCCGCACAGTCTGCACGCCGAACAGGCGATCCTATGCATGAAGGCCGGCAAGAACGTGCTGGTGGAGAAGTCGTTCACCGCGAACGCCGACCAGGCCCGCGAAACGCTGGACGTGGCCCGCGAGACCGGCATGCTGTGCGCGGAGGCGATCTGGACGCGGTACATGCCCAGCCGCCGGATCATCAATGAGATCCTCGGCTCGGGCGAGATCGGCGAGGTGAAGTCCGTAAGCGCCAATCTGTGCTATCCGGTGTCCGATAAGGCGCGTATGACCGATCCGAACACGGCCGGCGGAGCGCTGCTCGACGTGGGCGTGTATCCGTTGAATTTCATCGATATGGCGGTGGGCGCCGACCATGGCCGCGCGATCGACCATATGGACACCTCCATGGTGGCGCATGAGTCCGGTGTGGACGCGCAGAACTCCACCACGCTGGTCTACGACGACGGCGTGATGGCCGTTTCCGCCAGCTCGATGGTCGTCGCCTCCGACCGCGGAGGCTACGTGTGGGGCACCGAGGGATATCTGGTGGTGCATAACATCAACAATCCGGAAGGCATCGACGTGTATGGCGCGGACCATCGGCTGGCACGCCATGTCGACGTGCCCGAGCAGCTCACCGGCTACGAATACGAGGTGGCCGACGCGGCGAACGCGTTGATCGACGGCAAAACCGAATGCGAGGCCATGCCGCATAAGGACACGGTGCGCATCATGGAGCTGATGGATTCGATTCGCATGCGCTGGGGTCTGAGGTTCCCGTTCGAGGACTGA